A part of Candidatus Binataceae bacterium genomic DNA contains:
- a CDS encoding alpha/beta fold hydrolase has translation MSDQAREKNIAEIKQSLRERLKGAKAPFAVTDEVVASAAIERLTSRDGEHWGSVWEAAGDGLYEAACAHEAAGRREQAREAFLKAYGLYQTGRYPVPNHPKKLACYEKSLRSFIRAGIYFDPPLEAIELPFPGRAGEGSRLPVHVRRRRGAKQPVLLHWGGIDGWKEEGHPISELFLAQGFATVALDMPGTGQAPLPGSLDAQRQFVTVLDWIATQAEFDPSRVAILGRSYGGYWATKVAHCYPERVAAAVNWGGGVHHFFQPQWVMKSQFADSYLMDLAAARARSVGASSSAEYAERVKAFSLLEQGVLDRNHAPILVVNGRDDRQVPVEDVYLLLEHGEPKAVRLFPGGHMGHTPQTLPTIVNWIRHTAGA, from the coding sequence ATGAGCGACCAGGCGCGCGAAAAGAACATCGCCGAAATCAAGCAATCGCTGCGCGAGCGGCTCAAGGGTGCCAAGGCCCCCTTCGCGGTGACCGACGAGGTGGTGGCCAGCGCGGCAATCGAGCGACTAACCAGCCGCGACGGAGAGCATTGGGGCAGCGTGTGGGAAGCAGCGGGCGATGGTCTGTATGAGGCCGCCTGTGCGCATGAGGCCGCCGGTCGTCGCGAGCAGGCGCGCGAAGCATTCCTCAAGGCCTACGGGCTCTACCAGACTGGCCGCTACCCGGTGCCCAACCATCCCAAAAAGCTGGCTTGCTACGAAAAATCCTTGCGCAGCTTTATCAGGGCCGGGATTTACTTCGATCCGCCGTTGGAAGCGATCGAACTACCTTTCCCGGGTCGTGCCGGAGAAGGCAGCCGGCTACCCGTTCATGTCCGCCGCCGGCGTGGCGCGAAGCAGCCGGTCTTGCTGCATTGGGGCGGGATCGATGGCTGGAAGGAGGAGGGCCATCCCATCAGCGAGTTGTTCCTGGCGCAGGGCTTCGCCACGGTTGCGCTGGACATGCCCGGCACTGGCCAAGCTCCGTTGCCCGGTTCGCTTGACGCGCAACGGCAGTTTGTCACGGTGCTGGATTGGATCGCCACTCAAGCCGAGTTTGATCCCAGTCGCGTCGCGATTTTGGGCCGCTCCTACGGCGGCTACTGGGCAACCAAGGTTGCTCACTGCTATCCGGAACGGGTCGCGGCCGCGGTCAATTGGGGCGGCGGTGTCCACCACTTTTTCCAGCCGCAATGGGTGATGAAATCGCAATTCGCCGACAGTTACCTGATGGATCTGGCGGCCGCCCGCGCGCGCAGCGTGGGCGCGTCGAGCTCCGCCGAATACGCCGAGCGGGTTAAGGCCTTTTCCCTGCTGGAGCAGGGTGTCTTGGACCGCAACCATGCTCCGATCTTGGTGGTCAACGGGCGCGATGATCGCCAAGTCCCGGTGGAAGACGTCTATTTGCTGCTTGAACATGGCGAGCCCAAGGCCGTGCGCTTATTTCCCGGCGGCCACATGGGACATACCCCGCAGACCTTGCCCACGATCGTCAACTGGATCCGCCATACTGCCGGCGCCTGA
- a CDS encoding radical SAM protein, translating to MHVLMITVSLLAAAIGLGYLILGRNRYGNANSRPFTQLTARAGSTATGSLTPEPCRTVRVYFIKPSRYDDNGYVQFYRWGVQPNNTLTVLAALNDSYNRNFGSKRNVHLETVIWDEICDGAIGPETIAAIRDKAREDGVELLVGISGVQSNQYPRGRDVALQFVAQGITTVMGGFHVSGYPQSRDFLHSCGVSTAVGEAENYWCDLIEDFLDGQLKPNYSVSEGIRAKTGTGDILVPVITDAQLPMVNDRYLTRFFNDTQTTLDTSRGCPFTCSYCSVKNVMGRTMRSRDPKAVVAWVRDAVFNHGIDSLFLVDDDFFRSPRWDEILTGMVEVKKEFPRLSFMMQVDVDASCFANVAEDEKSSAKHARSQRFVELAARAGCYQAFVGIESLNPENLNHATKYQNTEDRNHRLAAEESRARLLNKYRRVVDNWHKVGISVHAGYMLGFPFDGPDCGKIAARMLKQLGFDIVSFFIMTPLPGTEDQIRYAREGEIIDWDFNNLDSQHVTLKHDRMDRYLWFNAYTEAFKRFYSPARLLHTIFTVAGGRGLSAEARRSVLRQFLYYFFSYRQGRHPMVGGVWQIRRRDLRRAAVTDDEAQRLYLANRRFNAILHGSAEGFAGAPA from the coding sequence ATGCATGTTTTAATGATTACAGTTTCTCTTCTCGCAGCTGCAATCGGCTTGGGTTATCTAATCTTGGGCCGTAACCGTTACGGCAATGCCAATTCGCGGCCTTTCACTCAACTCACCGCCAGAGCCGGTTCGACCGCCACCGGCAGTCTGACTCCTGAACCGTGCCGTACCGTGAGGGTTTATTTCATCAAGCCCTCGCGCTACGACGATAACGGTTACGTTCAATTTTATCGCTGGGGAGTGCAGCCCAATAACACCTTGACGGTGCTAGCTGCGCTTAACGACTCCTACAACCGTAACTTCGGTAGCAAGCGCAATGTTCATCTGGAAACTGTCATCTGGGATGAGATCTGCGACGGCGCGATCGGGCCGGAAACGATCGCCGCGATTCGGGACAAAGCGCGTGAAGACGGGGTCGAATTGCTGGTCGGCATTTCGGGGGTCCAATCCAACCAGTATCCGCGCGGGCGCGACGTGGCGCTGCAGTTCGTAGCCCAGGGCATCACGACCGTGATGGGCGGCTTCCACGTCAGTGGTTATCCGCAGTCGCGCGACTTTTTGCATAGCTGCGGAGTCTCCACCGCGGTGGGCGAAGCCGAGAACTACTGGTGCGACCTGATCGAGGACTTTCTGGATGGCCAGCTCAAGCCCAACTATTCGGTGAGCGAGGGAATTCGTGCCAAGACCGGCACTGGCGATATCCTAGTGCCGGTGATCACGGATGCCCAGTTGCCGATGGTCAATGATCGCTACCTGACCCGCTTCTTCAACGATACCCAGACCACCTTGGACACCTCGCGTGGCTGTCCCTTTACCTGCTCCTACTGCTCGGTGAAGAACGTGATGGGGCGTACGATGCGCTCGCGCGACCCCAAAGCGGTCGTTGCCTGGGTGCGCGACGCGGTCTTCAACCATGGCATCGATTCGTTGTTCCTGGTCGATGACGATTTTTTTCGCAGCCCGCGCTGGGACGAAATCCTAACCGGGATGGTGGAAGTCAAGAAAGAATTTCCGCGCCTATCCTTCATGATGCAGGTGGACGTCGACGCATCGTGTTTTGCCAACGTCGCCGAAGACGAGAAGAGCAGCGCCAAACATGCCCGCAGCCAGCGTTTCGTCGAACTGGCGGCGCGCGCGGGCTGTTATCAGGCCTTCGTCGGGATCGAGTCGCTCAATCCCGAAAATCTCAACCATGCTACCAAGTACCAAAACACCGAGGACCGCAACCACCGCTTGGCGGCCGAGGAGTCGCGCGCCCGGCTGCTCAACAAATATCGCCGGGTGGTCGATAACTGGCACAAGGTAGGAATTTCGGTGCACGCCGGCTACATGCTAGGTTTCCCCTTCGACGGCCCCGACTGCGGCAAGATCGCGGCTCGGATGCTCAAGCAGCTCGGGTTCGATATCGTGTCCTTCTTCATCATGACGCCGCTGCCGGGCACCGAAGATCAGATCCGCTATGCGCGCGAAGGCGAAATTATCGACTGGGACTTCAACAACCTCGACTCTCAGCATGTCACCCTCAAGCACGATCGAATGGACCGCTATCTGTGGTTCAATGCCTATACCGAGGCCTTCAAACGCTTTTATTCCCCTGCCCGCTTGCTCCACACCATCTTCACCGTAGCCGGTGGACGGGGCTTGTCAGCCGAAGCGCGGCGCTCGGTGCTGCGCCAATTCCTGTATTACTTTTTCAGCTATCGTCAGGGGCGCCATCCGATGGTGGGTGGGGTATGGCAGATTCGCCGGCGCGATTTGCGCCGAGCCGCTGTAACCGACGACGAAGCACAGCGCCTGTATCTGGCCAACCGCCGCTTTAACGCGATCCTGCACGGCAGCGCCGAAGGTTTCGCGGGCGCGCCCGCGTAG
- the ptsP gene encoding phosphoenolpyruvate--protein phosphotransferase, with protein MAGAGERLSLIENITSVAGSVSDLREALDATVEAIAAGMETEVCSLYLLDPAQKRLVLRATVGLDRDSVGKVSMQIDEGLVGLAIETMAPVTVVDAISHPRYKYFPETGEERYHSFLGVPVPGPGGDPLGVLVVQTLRKRRFSATDVRLLKAAGSQLAQMMTNFRLRQSLATKEKERDEYRRRMIEATRQLKGYEKVGGQTRLSTPIKIRRPRLVGLGVSPGFGHGVAHQVGTFLNTIDVNQRSTNHAAEIRRLEDGLSRARGELDALRVRMAALMPESELKIFDAHRLILEDEEFVTRIRQAIESGYTAESALFRVIDEISASMLAMADGYLRERAADFRDVGHRLLRHLRREDSRTPFARPTILVAEELTLSHLTLLSHQNLVGIALQSGGATSHAAILARSFEIPTVVGIEHLMEAVSEGDDLVLDGNTGALYIKPAGDVQREYDRLARQYADFRQALNTKPNEPTVTPDGHQVHLQANIALQNDVQMALRYGAEGIGLFRSEFSFLTYEDFPDENEQVALYSRLLRPVGGRPVTIRTLDLGADKYPSYMRVPREDNPFLGWRSIRVSLEMPAIFKAQLRAILRAAARHNVRLLFPMISSLEELRQARELLTEAQSELYREGIEHNPSLPVGAMIEVPAAVWLAPRMIHEVDFFSIGTNDLIQYLLAADRNNPKVAQLYEPLHPAVLAAISHVYNVGLQAAKEVCICGEMASDPMATLVLIGMGLTELSLSPLFIPVVREIVRKVDYATARLIAHDVLEMATVQKIKGYLIERYRDLDLINLVEMYR; from the coding sequence ATGGCAGGCGCCGGCGAACGGCTCTCGTTAATTGAAAACATCACCTCGGTGGCGGGTTCAGTCTCCGATTTGCGCGAGGCTTTGGACGCCACCGTCGAGGCCATCGCGGCCGGGATGGAGACCGAGGTCTGCTCGCTTTACCTGCTCGATCCGGCGCAGAAACGCTTGGTGTTGCGGGCCACGGTCGGCCTGGATCGCGACTCGGTGGGTAAGGTGTCAATGCAAATCGACGAGGGCTTGGTCGGGTTGGCGATCGAGACCATGGCTCCGGTAACCGTGGTCGACGCGATAAGCCATCCCCGCTACAAGTATTTCCCCGAGACCGGCGAGGAACGCTATCATTCCTTTCTTGGCGTTCCGGTGCCCGGCCCAGGTGGCGATCCGCTGGGAGTGCTGGTCGTCCAAACTTTGCGCAAACGGCGCTTCTCCGCCACCGATGTGCGCCTGCTCAAGGCCGCCGGCAGTCAACTGGCGCAGATGATGACCAATTTCCGCCTGCGCCAGAGCCTGGCCACCAAGGAGAAGGAGCGCGACGAATATCGCCGGCGCATGATCGAAGCCACGCGCCAGCTCAAGGGCTACGAGAAGGTGGGCGGGCAGACGCGCCTGAGCACGCCCATCAAAATTCGCCGCCCGCGGTTGGTTGGCTTAGGCGTTTCCCCCGGGTTTGGTCACGGTGTCGCCCACCAGGTGGGTACCTTTCTAAACACCATCGATGTAAACCAACGCTCCACTAATCACGCCGCAGAAATTCGCCGGCTGGAGGACGGCCTCAGCCGCGCCCGAGGAGAGCTGGACGCGTTGCGGGTGCGGATGGCGGCCCTGATGCCGGAATCGGAGCTCAAAATCTTCGATGCCCATCGCCTGATTTTGGAGGATGAGGAGTTCGTGACCCGCATCCGCCAGGCAATCGAATCGGGCTATACCGCCGAAAGCGCACTGTTTCGAGTAATCGACGAGATCAGCGCTTCGATGCTGGCGATGGCGGACGGCTATCTTCGCGAACGAGCGGCGGACTTTCGCGACGTTGGCCATCGCTTGCTGCGCCATCTGCGGCGCGAGGACAGCCGCACCCCCTTCGCTCGGCCCACGATCTTGGTCGCCGAGGAGCTGACCCTTTCCCATCTGACTCTACTCTCCCATCAAAACCTGGTGGGGATCGCACTGCAATCGGGCGGCGCCACCTCACATGCCGCCATCCTGGCGCGCTCCTTCGAGATTCCCACAGTGGTGGGAATCGAGCATTTGATGGAGGCCGTCAGCGAAGGCGACGACCTGGTACTGGATGGCAACACCGGCGCACTCTACATTAAGCCCGCCGGCGACGTGCAGCGCGAGTACGATCGGCTCGCTCGCCAGTACGCCGACTTCCGCCAAGCGCTCAATACCAAGCCTAACGAGCCGACCGTCACCCCTGACGGCCATCAGGTCCATCTGCAAGCCAATATCGCGCTCCAAAACGACGTGCAAATGGCCTTGCGCTATGGCGCTGAAGGCATCGGCCTGTTTCGCTCGGAGTTTTCTTTCCTGACCTACGAAGATTTCCCTGACGAAAACGAGCAAGTGGCGCTCTATAGCCGGCTGCTGCGGCCGGTGGGAGGCCGCCCGGTGACTATCCGCACACTGGACCTGGGGGCAGATAAATATCCCTCGTATATGCGCGTACCGCGCGAGGACAATCCGTTTTTAGGATGGCGCTCGATTCGGGTTTCCTTGGAGATGCCAGCCATCTTCAAGGCGCAACTGCGCGCCATTCTGCGCGCCGCCGCGCGTCACAACGTCCGCCTGCTGTTTCCCATGATTTCCAGCTTGGAGGAATTGCGCCAAGCGCGCGAGCTGCTGACCGAGGCCCAGTCCGAGCTCTATCGCGAGGGGATCGAGCATAACCCCAGCCTGCCAGTGGGAGCCATGATCGAGGTTCCGGCCGCGGTCTGGCTGGCGCCCAGGATGATTCACGAGGTCGATTTCTTCTCGATCGGGACCAATGATCTGATCCAGTACCTGCTGGCTGCCGACCGTAACAACCCCAAGGTTGCTCAGCTCTACGAACCGCTGCACCCCGCCGTCCTGGCCGCCATTTCTCACGTCTACAACGTAGGCCTTCAGGCCGCCAAGGAAGTTTGCATCTGCGGCGAGATGGCTAGCGACCCAATGGCCACGTTGGTGCTGATCGGGATGGGGTTGACCGAGCTTAGCCTTAGTCCGCTATTTATCCCGGTGGTTCGCGAAATTGTGCGCAAGGTAGACTACGCCACCGCTCGACTGATCGCTCACGACGTGCTGGAAATGGCCACTGTGCAAAAAATCAAGGGTTACTTAATTGAACGCTACCGCGATCTGGATCTGATAAATCTGGTGGAAATGTACCGTTAG